From Haloglomus litoreum, the proteins below share one genomic window:
- a CDS encoding S1C family serine protease produces the protein MQPEPSADRDPGATDHRDGTGSTDNHLPRRAFIGGLVTAGAAGVLGSATAQDDGQDQRPGWLRARDATIYIEAFGDYSFPGIEAEGTITGSGAIVEESGIALSNAHVVSGADTLRVFVGEDRQQSYNAQIVGLSDCADLAVIRILGDGFPSLSWRGGQIFSGLNVTAHGFPVNGTRVASTRGTVSRVGQGETEWASVDSILEHTATIAPGSSGGPLVDDNGNLVGINYAGSQFSQYYAIARDIARSVTGQLQAGENVDYLGMSTLAVETGAPMTPDGITRGLHLITVDPGTPAWNAGLRPGDRIVRIRGSRAVRDETPLPTKEFYCDVLRTQGADAVYPVQVSRALPGGQQGGLLLEGEINGRPLQVVQGGGGDGTGGEPRGEYEQFGAITDDTGTIRTEVPTAWADVDGAPSSLGPSLIAAPSVEDFLGTWTTPGVLFIVSDQFGTDTDAVLDQLEFPACQVGGRQPFESGTLTGQSQRLTDCGDTGTALVNIAALPEDESYMVVLQAQIVGSRDLGALSRAVVTLTITGDPTEVGAETPPQTATPNRTPGTEQTDGS, from the coding sequence ATGCAACCAGAACCCTCAGCGGACCGGGACCCCGGGGCGACCGACCACCGGGACGGGACCGGATCGACAGACAACCACCTCCCTCGACGGGCCTTCATCGGCGGGCTCGTGACGGCCGGCGCGGCGGGTGTCCTGGGGTCGGCCACTGCCCAGGACGACGGCCAGGACCAGCGCCCCGGCTGGCTCCGGGCGCGCGACGCGACGATCTACATCGAGGCGTTCGGCGACTACAGCTTCCCCGGGATCGAGGCCGAGGGCACGATAACCGGGTCGGGGGCCATCGTGGAGGAGTCCGGGATCGCGCTCTCGAACGCCCACGTCGTCTCCGGGGCGGACACGCTCCGCGTCTTCGTCGGCGAGGACAGGCAGCAGTCGTACAATGCCCAGATCGTGGGGCTCTCGGACTGTGCCGACCTCGCGGTCATCCGCATCCTGGGGGACGGATTCCCGTCGCTGAGCTGGCGAGGGGGGCAGATCTTCTCGGGCCTGAACGTGACGGCCCACGGGTTCCCGGTCAACGGGACCCGGGTCGCCTCCACGCGCGGCACGGTCTCACGGGTCGGCCAGGGCGAGACCGAATGGGCGTCGGTCGATTCCATCCTCGAACACACCGCCACCATCGCCCCGGGGAGCTCGGGCGGGCCGCTGGTGGACGACAACGGCAACCTCGTCGGCATCAACTACGCGGGCTCGCAGTTCTCGCAGTACTACGCCATCGCCCGAGACATCGCCCGGTCGGTCACCGGGCAGCTCCAGGCGGGTGAGAACGTGGACTACCTGGGGATGAGTACCCTCGCGGTGGAGACCGGGGCGCCGATGACCCCCGACGGCATCACCCGCGGTCTCCACCTCATCACGGTGGACCCCGGGACACCCGCCTGGAACGCCGGCCTCAGGCCCGGCGACCGGATCGTCCGGATCCGCGGCAGTCGGGCCGTCCGCGACGAGACACCACTCCCGACGAAGGAGTTCTACTGCGACGTGCTGCGGACGCAGGGTGCCGACGCCGTCTACCCGGTCCAGGTCTCGCGGGCCCTCCCCGGCGGGCAGCAGGGCGGCCTCCTGCTGGAGGGCGAGATCAACGGGAGGCCGCTCCAGGTGGTTCAGGGCGGAGGCGGGGACGGGACCGGCGGCGAGCCGCGGGGCGAGTACGAGCAGTTCGGCGCGATAACCGACGACACGGGCACGATCCGGACCGAGGTTCCGACCGCGTGGGCCGACGTCGACGGGGCGCCGTCGTCGCTGGGCCCGAGCCTGATCGCTGCACCGAGCGTCGAGGACTTCCTCGGAACGTGGACCACGCCAGGCGTGCTGTTCATCGTGTCCGACCAGTTCGGGACCGACACCGACGCGGTCCTGGACCAGCTCGAGTTCCCGGCGTGTCAGGTCGGTGGGCGCCAGCCGTTCGAATCGGGGACGCTCACCGGACAGTCACAGCGGCTCACCGACTGCGGCGACACCGGCACGGCTCTCGTCAACATCGCGGCCCTGCCGGAGGACGAGTCGTACATGGTAGTCCTGCAGGCACAGATCGTCGGCTCGCGCGATCTGGGTGCGCTCTCCCGGGCCGTCGTGACCCTGACCATCACCGGCGACCCGACCGAGGTCGGGGCCGAGACGCCGCCGCAGACAGCAACGCCGAACCGGACACCAGGGACCGAACAGACCGACGGCAGCTAG